From the genome of Capsicum annuum cultivar UCD-10X-F1 chromosome 4, UCD10Xv1.1, whole genome shotgun sequence:
TCTAACAAAATCTAGGTTTCATCTTttagatcttataatttaaggcacgtagggtttatcctaaaaactacatgggtttggaacactagaacatgatttaaagattttcaagcatgattttagaaaggggttttgaaatacatgattttattatgtattatgaATGTTTAAATGCATTGTTGATTTGTCCCTTAGGCCTTTCACCTAAGtttatttacatgtatacgtatatgtataaaATTCGAGGTTTAAGATtatttgagagcataaattatggacTCCCTCTCTTCTGATACATTAAAATTTCtggttttgttggaaaagagttgaaatgcatgtctgcgttttgaaagatgttttctcaatgtcatagtatttgaaaCATTTATTTAGAATTATTGAGAGGGTGTCTTGAGATAACTgtgttttgtgttaaagagaagaattgcatgagataGAGACTTTGGACATGACCACCATCGTTTATTAAattgttgataaagagaattgcttgcatggttttacatgaattttaaagcatGAGTTCCTTGAACGAATTGTTGTTTTGATGGTcctaaatttcatgatttgaaaatagagatataaattgctataaatagctcagagaatgtaacttgtaagtcaatggtatgacgataccatatatgtgtatatgccaTGACAGATTTAaagatttcagagtatgttttcagagcatgcatgtttaaagaactaaaaatgggcataaagagggttaggtggttacccgaagaaggcatgagttcaagtaactcttagccttaTTTATcgatatgggtagattattattgtacgctagtgacggccgtgtggcgtagtagattcagagacttcGACCTTTGTGGCACACTTAGGTTGGGGGTTTGGTTGCCGATTTAATGGaagatcccatatagcccgtgggattacagattgtagggtacaCCATCTAGCGCAGATATAAGACAAAGAGTATCACAGATTTCAGATATTTTCACggagtcttttaaaatgcccatgtgatttcttattatatgatatgtttatgaactgcttTAAATTGTTCTCATATATGTTggatataaatgattattttggatttgctctgcatatcagtacatctatattgacccccttcctTACCTCTAAGGtgctgaggctcagtctaggggtccagataagcagtagataattcagacagtagatcagattgtgcagtggtgagccttctctattttagAAGGTCTGTCCttttagattatgtcatctattacagttttagtctactgggggtcttgtcctagttttcagatagttgtcagattttgaTGTAGTGGAGATTTCGCAGTCTGTTCCGgatgttgttagtgatttttgGATTTCATCCCTTATTATTAAAcataatccagagtatgaccatgtttctgtattagatcctaattccatattttcttttattatattaatgttgtacatgactaccagatagagtaggatgtccgggccttcatggttcaggatgtctgtcatggccaggccctagttctaATCGTGACAATAAAGGTTTATACTTTTGAGCTCAGTTAAGTCACCTACAACAATTGGAATTAAACCACTAAGCTGATTATCAGACAATGCCAAATCAGTGAGTCTTTTCAAATTCCCCAACTCACTAGGAATGGGACCGAAAAGTTGGTTAAAATGAAGGTAAAGTCTCTTAGCTCAGTTAAGTCACCTAGAGTAATTGGAATTGAACCACTAAGTTAATTATCATTTAATGTCATATTAGTGAGGTTTTTCAAATTCCCCAATTCACCAGGAATGGGACCAAAAAATCAGTTAGAATGAAGGTACAGGCTCTTTAACTCAGTTAAGTCACCTAGAGTAATTGGTATTAAACCACTAAGCTGATTAAAAGATAATTCCAAATCAGTGAGGTTTCTCAAATTCCCCAACTCACTAGTAATGGGACTAGAAAGTTGGTTAGAATAAAGGTTTAGAATTTTGAGCTCAGTTAAGTCACTTACAACAATTGGAATTAAACCACTAAGCTGATTATCAGACAATGCCAAATCAGTGAGTTTTTCCAAATTCCCCAACTCACTAGGAATGAGACCAGAAAGTTGGTTTGAATGAAGGTACAGACTTTTAAGCTCGGTTAAGTCACCTACAACAGTTGGAATTGAACCACTAAGCTGATTATGAGACAATACCAAAtcattgagtttttttttaaattccctaaCTCACTGGGAACGGGACCAGCAAGTTGGTTAAAATGAAGGTACAAATTTTTGAGCTCAGTTAAGTCATCTACAAAAGTTGGAATTGAACCACTAAGCTGATTATGAGACAATGCCAAATCATTGAGGTTTTTCAAATTCCCTAACTCATTAGGACTGGGACCAACAAGTTGGTTAGAATGAAGGTATAGACTCTTGAGTTCGGTTAAGTCTCTTCCAACAGTTGGAATTGAACCACTAAGTTGATTACCAGATAATGCCAAATCAGTGAGGTTCTTCAAATTCCCCAACTCACTAGGAACGGGACCAGAAAGTTGGTTAGAATAAAGGTGCAAAACTTTGAGCTTAGTTAAATCACCTAGAGTAGTTGGAATTGGGCCAGAAATATTGTTACTCCCTGAGGTTAAAAACTCAAGTGACTTCATCTTCCCTACTTCAACAAGAATGGAACCATTTAAATGGTTGTGAAAGATGTCGAGAGCAGTAGCGGATCCAGGATTTTTGTTCAAGAGGTTCGACATATAAAGACAAGCATATATAAAAAGTACGTTATAAAAACAAAGTGAATTTTTATTAAGTGGGTTCATTAAAAGCTTTATATCCTTGTACTTCAACTTTGACCTTATatacataattgaattttttggttGAGGGGGTTGAACCCCCTCACCCCCAACGTAGATCCGCCCCTGGTCGAGAGTCTCAACTTTGGTTAGTGAGCAAGTTAAGATGGACAAGATTAGTGAGCTTTCCTAGTTCAGATGGAATGGGGCCGAAGAGTTGGTTCATTCTAAGCTCAACATATTCAAGAAAAGGGAGAGATGAAAATGGAAAATCATAGTGTACCAGTAACACCAACATTTGTAATATTCCACCTGTTTATCcgaccattaaagcatataattCCGTTCCAATCCCTGCATGCATCAGTACTAAGGGTCCAAGAAGCCAATAACAAATTATTCTGGTTGCGGAAAGTTGCTTTCCATTTGAGAAGAGCAGTTGCTTCCTCAGTGGAAGCAAAAGAAACAGTGAAAAGATATAAGAGAGTGGAATactgaaggaaaaaaaatattgttggaACCATCATCACGGCTAAAAGATTTCAGTTGATTGTTTTGGTTATTTATGAACTTGTGCAGGACACAGTTGTATAATGTGTGTAGAATCACTGCAAGACTTGTGACTCAATTGTAATGTACTTCTCAGCTTCTAAAATACGATTAATATTAGAACTATTTGTAAGTCAATGAGCCAATGTCTATACCAACAAATTGAAAGGGTGTCTCAATTGTGGCCTAAACTTAACGTTATGAAAATATTCTCCAGAAAATATTCAAAAGTCATTTCGTAATTGACGAGCTAATGGACATGCAATAGGAACAAATTGCACGACTTAGTGAGTGTAAGTTTGTAAGTCGTGCATAACATAACTCGTAGTATattatgatagaaaatatgaGTTTATGCCTTCACAAAAAAATTGTTGACTATTAGggataaaaattaaagatcaacATGAAGAATATAATTACATAGTTGTACTTCGTTTTCATGggcctttgtttttttttttttttttttgcaatttttgcTTAGATGGCCTAGAAGAAATGTCTCACACACGCTTCCCGTttcctcccccctccccccccatcccttcctttttatttttgttttattggttctttattgatttcttttctttccatttaATCTCCTGATCAAAATTTACACTTAACACCCAATTAACTTAATCATAATTTAAGTGGAGCTTTGACTTAACTTATCAAaagttttcacaatttttaatttaaaaacttttttatCACCTTACActcaattttctcttctttcttgttctttttcttggTGCCTTACCATATGTTATGTATTTTGCCAAAAATTACAATTTTATCAATTACTCCCATTTTCCCCCTCTATAACTTTTACCAACtgcaaaatttgatatttttattgtattttgaaaaaacgTGGAGTTGTGAAGATTTGTGATCAATATTATTTAACTCTCAGCTTGTAAAATACGAGTAGAATTACAATGTGTACAATGAAGACTTGGAAGTCAATTTCACTGTATCACTGTCCATGGAAGTATATACCGACGTGTAGTCTCAATAGTGGCGTAAGCTTAACGTTGTGGAAATACATTGGCagattttctcaaaaacatattCAATAGTTATTTCGTAATTTACAAGCTGCTGAACATGCAATAGGAAGAAATTTTAGGACTTACCCTTCAAATAGGCCAATCTTTAATTTTTGTCCTTTGACAATCGAATTAATGATTAGTGAGCATAAGTTGTTAAGTCATGGAAGGCAGAACTTGTAAGTTATTATGATCCAAAAATATAGACTTATGCCACTCGACAAAATTATTTGTCATGAATTAACAAATTAAAGACCAAcacaatatctatatctataattcataatctataatctataatttatatctgtcTGTAatgtactccctccatcccaaattttctaatttgatttctcattttacttgtcttttttcattaatcaagaagagacaattttttttccatgttttacctttgcattaattactttttcttcacattaaaatgtaaacatcatttaataggggtactatggcaaactagccatgttattgataatttttcttaatcaatgtgtcatctcaatttgggacgggtaatttggcACGAAGGGAGTATaatgtataatctataatctatgaGGGAGTACAatgtataatctataatatataatttatatctataatctataatccataatatatatctatatctatatctataaattatatctataatctataatatattaaaagagtgaagggccttagaaatattctttcaactttttaaacTTCATTACAAGTCATTACTTTAGATCAAAtcgtattttcactattttttctaatatttaggagttgaaaattaattgaatatatatttatgataaaatatgtccttattataagtcatcataATTAATGGCAACTAATAGTTTTTCTACTAGTTTTAGAATTCTAAATcattgattttaagaagatctaAAAAATCTAGAgataaatataaaagtgttagaataagaaaactttgagaagtaccaaattttaaaattttttaagtaagTAATAAGAATAATCAAagattttgcaaaaattttgactttaaaaataagaaaatattttaaatatagaaaaaaataatcgtaccacaaatatggttcaaattgatgtgtctctcttagcctctggcaacaagggaaagaggtagTGCATGGCAAACACGAAAGTGATGATCCATTAACTACTTGAAACTTCTgatggtaatatatatatatatatatatatatatgtatgtatttacaCTAAAACATATGTTTAcgtttatattatatattaaagtGTTAAGGATCTTTGAAATTGagttgaactttttacacttcattaaaaatctcggcaataaataaattatttatttttaaatagtcaAATGTTATACGTGCAAGAGACGTGTGATTAAACcagttatattaaaagtgtgaagggccttaaaagTGTTATCTGGACTTTTtgaccttcattaaaagactcaaCAATAgaaaaatcgtcttttcaccctttttttctccaattattatttaataattcttTATACAATTGActagattcctaaaatatataaaaacagaAAAGAGATTAAAATGCCCTTCCCATTTGCTTATtaggcctaaaatgcccttctcacctacctattggacctaaaatgtcctttccgtctacctattgagcctattttgtccttttatttaggtaaattatatgaaaaggtcatccttaaaacttaattacataaataatagtactttttcaatattataaaaatatattttttttacatatatagccaCTTAAGAaatcagaaaaaaataattataatttctaatttaatggtataactaattatcaattcaccttaatttaagagatatattttcaatcttcaaattaacaGTAGAAAAGATAATCACTGCTTTCaaaattttctctctcttatattcaaaattcaaatattttaaaataaactaagtattccaTTATTTGCTTGTGTATGTTTCgttttgttttcatgtatgttaatcatctagtattattttattatcgtgtatttttaattctaatataatgggttaaccataattttttatggataaatatttatggaataaataTCATCATGTTGGAAGTACAAATATACCATGTATTtgtgttgtataaatataatttatgtcaatGTCAAATGGggctttgggctgtaggtgacaaaagagttttaaaataaggtggaggtgacaatttgaaaataacccacaagtttttaaatttatactttgatccaaatgttagtaaATATAACAGGAAATGGAGGGGGAAAagacgtgtttctctctcttctcatccgttgttgttttctttcttatcacgattattgttgttcattgttgctgcttcattattcatcatcttctgctttattatcatcatcttcatcttcttcttgtcgaccattgttgttgttgttgttaacgcTACTgttgctatctgaccaatttcttaggtcaaattttgtttcctacatcactttccactttggcattacttcataggtgactttggtaagtaaaattatgatttttcttcgaatttgtcatctgggtacacagtcctgctgtttttccaacaatggatataACCCGATCATAGTCCAatataagtgcccacaatttaaacagatcactcatctgatgtatcagatgattaatctattgcaacaaaagatttatctgttgcaacagactagttatctgttacatcagatcaattatctat
Proteins encoded in this window:
- the LOC124898058 gene encoding MDIS1-interacting receptor like kinase 2-like is translated as MSNLLNKNPGSATALDIFHNHLNGSILVEVGKMKSLEFLTSGSNNISGPIPTTLGDLTKLKVLHLYSNQLSGPVPSELGNLKNLTDLALSGNQLSGSIPTVGRDLTELKSLYLHSNQLVGPSPNELGNLKNLNDLALSHNQLSGSIPTFVDDLTELKNLYLHFNQLAGPVPSDLTELKSLYLHSNQLSGLIPSELGNLEKLTDLALSDNQLSGLIPIVDVVLSYHELEGPILDNKAFTNASLEGNKGLCGNLTGFQPCERPSSHLIGKRRKLILIILLPVMGVLVLLCAFLGVLFMCDKRRRAKDVERWNDDSWLSISMLYGKALYRDILNATEEFDATF